The following proteins are encoded in a genomic region of Streptomyces collinus Tu 365:
- a CDS encoding diacylglycerol kinase family protein: MTPERRPWWARLALVALVGSAVVPLVAAGLRSALWLLLAVVGVALTAVGVWWTLAYTGPLRLLGALLSVAAPLTVLGLYSSYGMLWPAVAAFVLWLVAQVAGHAALVPEDDVTGQWRRAAPAPRHPWIVMNPLSGGGKVDRFALADRARAAGAEVVLLEPGAHQDVAALARRAVAEGADLLGVAGGDGTQALVAEVAAHNGLPFLAIPAGTRNHFALDLGLDRRDPSTALRALSDGVEFRVDLGYAAGRAFVNNASFGTYAAVVAEPDYRGHKLQTAFRSLPVLLTGPRAPRLEMRAGDSRMDGLQALLVSNNPYLRAVDANRPGRRRSLSSGLLGVVCVRVDDTAQAARLVRGDRSPGLTRLTAREVVVAGGADGTLAAGIDGEHVTLPAPVVCRIAPGALRVRVPRDRPGHPSGGPPVDWPELTRLALGGTEARASAA; the protein is encoded by the coding sequence TGGCACTGGTGGCCCTGGTGGGCAGTGCCGTGGTGCCGCTCGTCGCCGCCGGGCTGCGCAGTGCGCTCTGGCTGCTGCTCGCGGTCGTGGGCGTGGCGCTGACGGCGGTGGGCGTGTGGTGGACGCTCGCGTACACCGGACCGCTGCGGCTGCTCGGCGCGCTGCTGTCCGTGGCCGCTCCGCTCACCGTCCTCGGCCTGTACTCCTCGTACGGCATGCTGTGGCCGGCCGTGGCGGCCTTCGTCCTGTGGCTGGTCGCCCAGGTCGCGGGGCACGCCGCGCTGGTCCCCGAGGACGACGTCACCGGGCAGTGGCGGCGCGCGGCACCCGCGCCCCGCCACCCGTGGATCGTGATGAACCCGCTCTCCGGGGGCGGCAAGGTGGACCGCTTCGCCCTGGCGGACCGGGCCCGGGCGGCGGGCGCCGAGGTGGTCCTGCTCGAACCCGGGGCGCACCAGGACGTGGCCGCCCTGGCCCGGCGCGCGGTCGCCGAGGGGGCGGACCTGCTGGGCGTGGCCGGCGGCGACGGCACCCAGGCCCTGGTCGCCGAGGTGGCCGCGCACAACGGCCTGCCCTTCCTGGCGATCCCCGCGGGCACCCGCAACCACTTCGCCCTGGACCTCGGCCTGGACCGCCGGGACCCGTCCACCGCGCTCCGGGCCCTGTCCGACGGCGTGGAGTTCCGGGTGGACCTCGGGTACGCGGCCGGCCGGGCCTTCGTCAACAACGCCTCGTTCGGCACCTACGCGGCCGTGGTCGCCGAGCCCGACTACCGGGGCCACAAGCTGCAGACCGCGTTCCGGTCGCTGCCCGTCCTGCTCACGGGCCCGCGGGCGCCGCGCCTGGAGATGCGGGCCGGCGACAGCCGCATGGACGGGCTGCAGGCCCTGCTCGTCAGCAACAACCCGTATCTGCGCGCCGTCGACGCCAACCGGCCCGGCCGGCGGCGGAGCCTGTCGTCGGGGCTGCTCGGCGTGGTGTGCGTACGGGTGGACGACACGGCGCAGGCGGCGCGGCTGGTGCGCGGGGACCGCTCCCCCGGTCTCACCCGGCTGACCGCCAGGGAGGTCGTCGTGGCGGGCGGCGCCGACGGCACCCTGGCCGCCGGCATCGACGGCGAGCACGTGACCCTCCCCGCGCCCGTCGTCTGCCGCATCGCCCCGGGCGCGCTGCGCGTCCGCGTCCCGCGCGACCGCCCCGGCCACCCCTCCGGCGGCCCCCCGGTCGACTGGCCGGAATTGACCCGACTCGCCCTGGGCGGCACGGAGGCACGCGCCTCGGCTGCCTAG